Below is a genomic region from Cellulomonas sp. P24.
CGGCGTGTCCGGCCCGAGGAGCTGACCGGAGGCGATGCGGAAGAGCAGCGCGTAGCCGATCTGCCCCGCAGCGCCCGTCACGGTGACGGTGACGGGGCTCGTGGTGCTGGCAGTCATGATGAACTCCTTCGTCCAGGTCCTGCGGTGCGCCCGGTCGTGCCGTGCGTCCGGTCGTGCGGTGGGTCGGTCGTCGGTGAAGGTCGGGCGGCGACCCGTCGGCAGCAGGCCGTCGACGGGTCGCCGTGCGCGACGGGTCAGCGCAGGCGCGCCGCGAGGTTCTCGTCGAGCGTCGCGAGGAACTCCTCCGTCGTCTGCCACGCCTGGTCGGGCCCGACGAGCAGGGCCAGGTCCTTGGTCATCGCCCCGCCCTCGACGCTCGTGATGACGACGTCCTCGAGGGTCTGCGCGAACGCGGTGACCTCCGGCGTGGAGTCGAGCTTCCCCCGGTGCTTGAGGCCGCCGGTCCACGCGAAGATCGACGCGATCGGGTTCGTCGAGGTCGGCTTGCCGGCCTGGTGCTGGCGGTAGTGCCGGGTGACCGTGCCGTGCGCGGCCTCGGCCTCGACGGTCTGGCCGTCCGGGGTCATGAGGATCGACGTCATCAGGCCGAGCGAGCCGAACCCCTGAGCCACCGTGTCCGACTGCACGTCGCCGTCGTAGTTCTTGCAGGCCCAGACGTAGCCGCCCTCCCACTTCATCGCGGAGGCGACCATGTCGTCGATCAGCCGGTGCTCGTAGGTCAGCCCGCGCGCGGCGTAGTCGGCGGCGTAGTGGGCCTCGAACACCTCCTGGAAGATGTCCTTGAACGCGCCGTCGTAGGCCTTGAGGATCGTGTTCTTGGTCGAGAGGTACACCGGGTAGCCGCGCTGGAGGCCGTAGGCGAACGACGCGTGGGCGAAGTCCTCGATCGACTTGTTGAAGTTGTACATGCCCATCGCGACGCCGCCGTCGGCACCGTAGTTCGCGACCACGTGCTGGATCGGCTCGGAGCCGTCCTCGGGCGTGAAGGTGATCGTGAGCTGGCCCGCACCGG
It encodes:
- a CDS encoding NADP-dependent isocitrate dehydrogenase, with amino-acid sequence MAKIKVDGPVVEMDGDEMTRIIWQFIKDRLIHPYLDVDLRYYDLSIENRDATDDQVTIDAANAIKEHHVGVKCATITPDEARVQEFGLKKMWVSPNGTIRNILGGVVFREPIIISNIPRLVPGWTKPIVIGRHAHGDQYKATNFKVPGAGQLTITFTPEDGSEPIQHVVANYGADGGVAMGMYNFNKSIEDFAHASFAYGLQRGYPVYLSTKNTILKAYDGAFKDIFQEVFEAHYAADYAARGLTYEHRLIDDMVASAMKWEGGYVWACKNYDGDVQSDTVAQGFGSLGLMTSILMTPDGQTVEAEAAHGTVTRHYRQHQAGKPTSTNPIASIFAWTGGLKHRGKLDSTPEVTAFAQTLEDVVITSVEGGAMTKDLALLVGPDQAWQTTEEFLATLDENLAARLR